Proteins encoded in a region of the Paramagnetospirillum magneticum AMB-1 genome:
- a CDS encoding RNA polymerase sigma factor, producing MGGDSRSDLELWRAARSGDDAAWAALARRWADLLWGCCRKVFDEAECAREFPALVRRLGAERAAMLSDWDGRSGFSTFLGLKAADGLAERITTLLAEDSRRGWTAFERFFADDLGRMVRRRLEGEDAEDILQELRLRLMADGGSPVRRYDGRGSFTGYVRRVAHNLMEDILRARDGRRREPDAIRKLGELERRTYHLVHIQGYRADQLPDLLSLPAAEAMAALDRAEAALGPRLVQPAPRMVPLTLVDGDGREWERPLPHWAPSPEEALSTAQEREELERACTALAAAMARLPALARQYLRLRFLEVPPLAPRHIAGRLGLPVDELYRRRKSWEALLLDELRAEGVEKFPLPPV from the coding sequence ATGGGCGGGGATAGCCGAAGCGATCTGGAATTGTGGCGGGCAGCGCGCTCCGGCGACGACGCGGCCTGGGCGGCGCTGGCCCGCCGCTGGGCCGATCTGCTGTGGGGCTGCTGCCGCAAGGTGTTCGACGAGGCCGAGTGCGCCCGGGAATTTCCCGCCCTGGTCCGGCGCCTGGGGGCCGAGCGGGCGGCCATGCTGTCCGACTGGGACGGCCGGTCCGGCTTTTCCACCTTTCTGGGGCTGAAGGCCGCCGATGGACTGGCGGAGCGCATCACCACCCTGCTGGCCGAGGATTCCCGGCGCGGCTGGACTGCCTTCGAGCGCTTCTTCGCCGACGACCTCGGCCGCATGGTCCGCCGCCGGCTGGAAGGCGAGGATGCCGAGGATATCTTGCAGGAGTTGCGCCTGCGCCTGATGGCCGATGGCGGGTCCCCGGTGCGGCGCTATGACGGGCGGGGCAGCTTCACCGGCTATGTGCGCCGCGTCGCCCATAACCTGATGGAAGACATCCTGCGCGCCCGCGACGGGCGGCGGCGCGAGCCCGACGCCATCCGCAAGCTGGGCGAGTTGGAGCGCCGCACCTATCATCTGGTCCACATCCAGGGCTATCGCGCCGACCAGTTGCCCGATCTGCTGTCCCTTCCGGCGGCCGAGGCCATGGCCGCCCTGGACCGGGCCGAGGCGGCCCTGGGGCCTCGGCTGGTCCAGCCCGCGCCGCGCATGGTGCCGCTGACCCTGGTGGATGGCGACGGGCGGGAGTGGGAACGCCCCCTGCCCCATTGGGCGCCCTCGCCCGAGGAAGCCCTGAGCACGGCGCAGGAACGGGAGGAGCTGGAGCGGGCCTGTACCGCCTTGGCGGCGGCCATGGCCCGGCTTCCCGCTTTGGCCCGCCAGTATCTGCGCCTTCGCTTCCTGGAGGTGCCTCCCCTGGCGCCCCGCCACATCGCCGGACGGCTGGGCCTGCCGGTGGACGAGCTGTATCGGCGGCGGAAAAGCTGGGAAGCCTTGCTGCTGGATGAATTAAGGGCGGAAGGGGTGGAGAAATTCCCCCTGCCGCCCGTCTGA
- a CDS encoding tyrosine-type recombinase/integrase — protein sequence MRIVDFRGKWCAVVHVGGKRFRRSLGNLDATPDNYPAAQRACADLERAIAQPKSDTIADIVDAYLADTKAITSEYMRWMWGVLKPHCAGLRPDQIDRGWCREYASKRGKAPATIRKEISFLAAAIRWAKGDAGGGAVFELPSPPPPRDRWLTRPEFMRLLDAAQPHPHLVTFLHLALATGARKEAILELTWPQVDFSAGRIFLGNKPGGKARAVVPMTKSLRTVLQAQNQRREDSGYVVEYGGAKVGNIKKAFATAARNAGLDDVTPHDLRHTAAVWMAADGVSMEKIAQYLGHSDHKITERVYARFSPDHLKDAAAALEI from the coding sequence GTGCGGATCGTCGATTTCCGAGGAAAATGGTGCGCCGTCGTCCATGTCGGGGGAAAGCGATTCCGCCGGTCCCTCGGAAATCTCGACGCCACCCCGGATAATTACCCCGCTGCCCAGCGGGCGTGCGCTGATCTCGAAAGGGCGATCGCTCAGCCGAAGTCAGACACCATAGCCGATATCGTTGATGCCTATCTGGCCGATACCAAGGCCATCACCTCTGAATACATGCGATGGATGTGGGGCGTCCTCAAGCCCCATTGCGCAGGCCTCCGCCCCGACCAGATCGATCGGGGGTGGTGCCGGGAATATGCTTCCAAGCGCGGAAAAGCGCCGGCGACCATCCGCAAGGAAATATCCTTTCTGGCCGCCGCGATCCGCTGGGCGAAGGGAGACGCCGGCGGCGGAGCGGTCTTCGAACTCCCCTCACCTCCGCCGCCACGGGATCGGTGGTTGACCAGGCCAGAATTCATGCGGCTTCTCGACGCCGCGCAGCCGCATCCCCATTTGGTGACCTTCCTCCACTTGGCCCTGGCCACCGGGGCGCGCAAGGAAGCCATTCTCGAACTGACATGGCCACAGGTCGATTTCTCCGCCGGCCGGATCTTCCTGGGAAATAAGCCGGGAGGGAAGGCCCGCGCCGTGGTCCCCATGACCAAGAGCCTGCGCACCGTCTTGCAGGCGCAGAACCAGCGCCGCGAGGACAGCGGCTATGTGGTCGAATATGGCGGGGCCAAGGTCGGGAACATCAAGAAGGCATTCGCCACCGCCGCCCGCAATGCCGGGCTCGATGACGTCACGCCGCACGACCTACGTCATACCGCCGCCGTTTGGATGGCGGCCGATGGCGTTTCGATGGAGAAAATCGCCCAATACCTGGGGCACAGCGACCACAAGATCACCGAAAGGGTCTATGCCCGCTTCTCCCCTGACCACCTCAAGGACGCCGCCGCCGCCCTCGAGATATAG